The following DNA comes from Aquificaceae bacterium.
TTCTGTATTATTGGCTTTACCCTTTCATAGTTATTAGCGATAAAATTGGTCATTTGATATATTCTGCTGTTTAACATATTTGAAAATTCTGGAATGGAGAATTCTAACAACTTTACCCCTCTTTCTTGCTCTAATCTGATAAATGCATTCTGTAATAAGGATATGGACCTCTGGGTTTGAATACTCAGTTCTACTCTTCTAAGTTTTACCATAAACCCAGAAATGGAGTTCACGCTATAAGTAAACAAGGCATGATTATTATCTCTTACACGAGGAAAACCCATTTTCAACTTTTCGTTTATGCTCTCCAGTAGACTAATTATTTTGTCTACCTTTTTACTCATCCTTCCACCTCCAAAAGTATTCCACTATTCCATCCTCTTTGCAAAAAGTTTTCCAAATCCCAAAGCGTTTTCTTATCCTTACCCATCCTCTTTTTATAGTTAACCGTAGGAACGGACTCTATCTGACATATGGAACAACCCATCCCACCCTCATCCAAAGCAGACAACAAAAGCACACTCCCCGGCTTTATCATCTCCAAAAAGGGCTTTCCAAAGCCAGAAACATACTCTATGCCAGCACTGAAAAACCATAGCACTTTAAACCTCAAGTTTCCTATTTTCAAATTCTCTTTAAGACCACCTTCTATAAAGAGATGGCTAAGGACGTAGAACTTGTAAAGCTTTCCCTTTTGTATGGATACGGGCTTTTCAAAAACCTTAAGGTCTTCACTATGCATGTAAGATACCCTTCTCTCCCCGCCAAGGAAGACCCTATTATCCCTTATGTCCTCTCTTAAACCTTCCGCCAAAACCCCAATACGAGAACCCTCTGAAAACCTCAAAAAGTCTTGAGAGTATAAAAACCTATCCCTTGCAGTTCTTGTGTCCTTATCTATGCTTATACCAACCCTTTGCTCCTTTTGGATAAAGTCCCTAAGGCTACAGATAGAAAAGTCCCCTTGACCCTTCGCATATTTTGTAAAAAAGTCTTTAAGACTTATAAAGTATTCCCTTGCCTGCTCGTATGCACCTTCAACACCCGTAATGAGAGGAATACCTCTTTCATTTAGCTTAAGTATCTTTATATTAGGCTTGTCTTCCTTTTTTCTTTCCTTTACCACGTCCGCAGGCAAAGGGATATACACCATACCGTCCTTATACAGAAAAACTCCATAAACCCTTTCAAATATGTGGAAAAACCTCATTATAGGTGGTGGAAAAGCACTTTTTTGCACATGGGTTTCTCCCCCAGCAAAATGCCTAAGCCCGCCAAAACTCAAAACATCGTAAGGTTCAAACACATACAGCTTCATTCCCTTCCTCCAACTTGGAGAAAAAGCGTGCTATGTAAAAGAGATGCTCTAAAGAGTTAAGGTCTTTCAAAAACCCAGCCTTTTCTAAATCTTCTATCAAAGATAGAATATCCTCTTTTTCTAACTTACTCTTTCTGGCAAAAAGTCTTTTTAGTAAGGACACCACTATAGGCTTATAGGAGTCCGCATCCTCTTTGAAAAGCCACAACTCCTCTCTGAGGGCATAAGGCATGTTTTGAGAGATTGTAGACTTTTTGAAATACTCAGTTATCTTCTTAAAAAGTTGCAGGTCATTCCATTTAAGAACAACCCTCACAGGTTGAGAGTTTCTCACGACTACACTTATGCATATCCTATCCCTTCCCTCTCGCTTGGCGAGTTTTTCCGCCTCCCTTAGCTCCTCAAGCAAGAACCTAAGGTTTTCGCTTTCGTGTCCCACCACCAAGCCTGCACTTGTGGTAGCTTCCTCTAACTTAAGAGTTTTTGAAAAGTTCCCCCTTATATCTTCCGCAAAGTCCAAAAGACTTGTAGGATAGCCCACCGCCAACACGTCATCTCCACCTGCATACACAAGCTCCACACAAGGTTTTTTCTCTTGTGCCTTTTGATAGACACTATTGGCATATTCAGAAAGACCTTCTGAAAATCTCCTATGGAAGTCTTCACTTAGCTTTTCCTTTCTAAGCTCCCTCTTTAGCCCCAGCCATTTACCCATATTGTCCCCGTCCATCATAAGGAGTCCAAAGTAGGAGTTGTCTGGC
Coding sequences within:
- the cmr3 gene encoding type III-B CRISPR module-associated protein Cmr3; translation: MKLYVFEPYDVLSFGGLRHFAGGETHVQKSAFPPPIMRFFHIFERVYGVFLYKDGMVYIPLPADVVKERKKEDKPNIKILKLNERGIPLITGVEGAYEQAREYFISLKDFFTKYAKGQGDFSICSLRDFIQKEQRVGISIDKDTRTARDRFLYSQDFLRFSEGSRIGVLAEGLREDIRDNRVFLGGERRVSYMHSEDLKVFEKPVSIQKGKLYKFYVLSHLFIEGGLKENLKIGNLRFKVLWFFSAGIEYVSGFGKPFLEMIKPGSVLLLSALDEGGMGCSICQIESVPTVNYKKRMGKDKKTLWDLENFLQRGWNSGILLEVEG